One part of the Arabidopsis thaliana chromosome 4, partial sequence genome encodes these proteins:
- the CRK40 gene encoding cysteine-rich RLK (RECEPTOR-like protein kinase) 40 (cysteine-rich RLK (RECEPTOR-like protein kinase) 40 (CRK40); FUNCTIONS IN: kinase activity; INVOLVED IN: protein amino acid phosphorylation; LOCATED IN: endomembrane system; CONTAINS InterPro DOMAIN/s: Protein kinase, ATP binding site (InterPro:IPR017441), Serine/threonine-protein kinase domain (InterPro:IPR002290), Protein of unknown function DUF26 (InterPro:IPR002902), Serine/threonine-protein kinase-like domain (InterPro:IPR017442), Protein kinase-like domain (InterPro:IPR011009), Serine/threonine-protein kinase, active site (InterPro:IPR008271), Protein kinase, catalytic domain (InterPro:IPR000719), Tyrosine-protein kinase, catalytic domain (InterPro:IPR020635); BEST Arabidopsis thaliana protein match is: cysteine-rich RLK (RECEPTOR-like protein kinase) 39 (TAIR:AT4G04540.1); Has 124722 Blast hits to 123224 proteins in 4702 species: Archae - 112; Bacteria - 14410; Metazoa - 45924; Fungi - 10629; Plants - 34402; Viruses - 448; Other Eukaryotes - 18797 (source: NCBI BLink).), translated as MGKCSALMIFLSSSLLLVLQTLHVVNAVKCFGNSFNGNSSTFAQNRQKLFPTLADKVIINDGFYNASLGQDPDKVYALVSCARGYDQDACYNCVQSLTQNTLTDCRSRRDSFIWGGNDDVTCLVRSSNQSTFGSVQLKPPVVWPSPDTIESSKNITLFKQQWEEMVNRTLEAATKAEGSSVLKYYKAEKAGFTEFPDVYMLMQCTPDLSSRDCKQCLGDCVMYFRKDYMGRKGGMASLPSCYFRWDLYSFHNAFDNVTRVPAPPPRPHAQEKESCITVKKGKSIGYGGIIAIVVVFTFINLLVFIGFIKVYARRGKLNNVGSAEYSDSDGQFMLRFDLGMIVMATDDFSSENTLGQGGFGTVYKGTFPNGQEVAVKRLTKGSGQGDMEFKNEVSLLTRLQHKNLVKLLGFCNEGDEEILVYEFVPNSSLDHFIFDEDKRSLLTWEVRFRIIEGIARGLLYLHEDSQLKIIHRDLKASNILLDAEMNPKVADFGTARLFDSDETRAETKRIAGTRGYMAPEYLNHGQISAKSDVYSFGVMLLEMISGERNNSFEGEGLAAFVSFFTIFFFFE; from the exons atgggaAAATGCTCTGCTTTGATGAtattcctctcttcttctcttctacttGTCCTTCAAACACTCCATGTTGTTAACGCGGTCAAATGTTTCGGAAACTCCTTCAACGGTAACAGCAGCACCTTCGCTCAGAATCGCCAGAAACTGTTCCCTACTCTTGCTGACAAAGTCATCATCAACGACGGATTCTACAACGCTTCACTCGGCCAAGATCCCGACAAAGTTTACGCTCTTGTCAGCTGCGCAAGAGGCTACGACCAAGACGCTTGTTACAATTGTGTCCAATCATTGACTCAGAACACACTAACAGATTGTCGAAGCCGTAGGGATTCGTTCATATGGGGAGGCAATGACGATGTAACTTGTCTTGTACGTTCCTCAAACCAGTCTACTTTTGGGAGCGTCCAGCTTAAACCTCCTGTTGTATGGCCAAGTCCAGATACTATAGAGTCATCTAAAAACATAACCCTTTTCAAACAACAGTGGGAAGAAATGGTTAATCGGACCCTAGAGGCTGCCACGAAAGCTGAAGGTTCCTCGGTGCTTAAGTACTATAAGGCCGAAAAAGCGGGTTTCACCGAGTTTCCAGATGTTTACATGCTGATGCAATGCACACCCGACTTAAGTTCACGAGATTGCAAGCAATGTTTGGGAGATTGCGTGATGTACTTTAGAAAAGACTATATGGGAAGAAAAGGAGGCATGGCTAGTCTTCCAAGCTGTTATTTCAGGTGGGATCTATATTCTTTCCATAATGCTTTTGATAATGTAACAAGAGTTCCTGCGCCTCCTCCTCGACCTCATGCTCAGGAAAAGGAGAGCTGCATAACAGTAAAAAAAG GGAAAAGCATTGGGTATGGCGGAATTATCGCAATAGTTGTGGTGTTTACTTTCATTAATCTTTTGGTGTTTATTGGCTTTATCAAAGTCTATGCACGGAGgggaaaattaaataatg ttggtAGTGCAGAATACTCTGATTCTGATGGTCAATTCATGTTACGGTTTGATCTTGGTATGATCGTAATGGCAACTGATGACTTCTCCTCTGAAAATACGCTTGGCCAAGGTGGATTTGGTACGGTTTATAAG GGGACATTCCCAAACGGGCAAGAGGTAGCGGTCAAGAGACTAACAAAAGGATCAGGACAAGGAGATATGGAGTTTAAGAATGAGGTTTCACTCTTGACAAGACTCCAACATAAGAATCTTGTTAAGCTTCTTGGGTTCTGTAATGAGGGAGATGAAGAGATTCTTGTCTACGAGTTTGTCCCCAACTCAAGTCTTGATCACTTTATCTTTG ATGAAGATAAGCGTTCTCTTCTTACATGGGAGGTGAGGTTCAGAATTATAGAAGGCATTGCTCGAGGTCTTCTCTATCTCCATGAAGATTCTCAGCTGAAGATTATTCACAGAGACTTGAAGGCAAGCAACATACTTTTAGACGCTGAGATGAACCCTAAAGTTGCGGATTTCGGGACTGCGAGGTTGTTCGACTCCGACGAGACTCGAgctgaaacaaaaagaatagcTGGAACCCG TGGATATATGGCTCCTGAGTACTTGAATCATGGACAAATCTCAGCTAAATCTGACGTTTATAGCTTCGGTGTTATGCTTCTAGAGATGATTAGTGGTGAAAGAAACAATAGCTTCGAAGGAGAAGGACTTGCAGCTTTTGTAAGCttcttcacaattttttttttttttgaatag
- the CRK40 gene encoding cysteine-rich RLK (RECEPTOR-like protein kinase) 40 (cysteine-rich RLK (RECEPTOR-like protein kinase) 40 (CRK40); FUNCTIONS IN: kinase activity; INVOLVED IN: protein amino acid phosphorylation; LOCATED IN: endomembrane system; CONTAINS InterPro DOMAIN/s: Protein kinase, ATP binding site (InterPro:IPR017441), Serine/threonine-protein kinase domain (InterPro:IPR002290), Protein of unknown function DUF26 (InterPro:IPR002902), Serine/threonine-protein kinase-like domain (InterPro:IPR017442), Serine/threonine-protein kinase, active site (InterPro:IPR008271), Protein kinase-like domain (InterPro:IPR011009), Protein kinase, catalytic domain (InterPro:IPR000719), Tyrosine-protein kinase, catalytic domain (InterPro:IPR020635); BEST Arabidopsis thaliana protein match is: cysteine-rich RLK (RECEPTOR-like protein kinase) 39 (TAIR:AT4G04540.1); Has 125358 Blast hits to 123774 proteins in 4712 species: Archae - 112; Bacteria - 14520; Metazoa - 45965; Fungi - 10999; Plants - 34725; Viruses - 448; Other Eukaryotes - 18589 (source: NCBI BLink).), with product MGKCSALMIFLSSSLLLVLQTLHVVNAVKCFGNSFNGNSSTFAQNRQKLFPTLADKVIINDGFYNASLGQDPDKVYALVSCARGYDQDACYNCVQSLTQNTLTDCRSRRDSFIWGGNDDVTCLVRSSNQSTFGSVQLKPPVVWPSPDTIESSKNITLFKQQWEEMVNRTLEAATKAEGSSVLKYYKAEKAGFTEFPDVYMLMQCTPDLSSRDCKQCLGDCVMYFRKDYMGRKGGMASLPSCYFRWDLYSFHNAFDNVTRVPAPPPRPHAQEKESCITVKKGKSIGYGGIIAIVVVFTFINLLVFIGFIKVYARRGKLNNVGSAEYSDSDGQFMLRFDLGMIVMATDDFSSENTLGQGGFGTVYKGTFPNGQEVAVKRLTKGSGQGDMEFKNEVSLLTRLQHKNLVKLLGFCNEGDEEILVYEFVPNSSLDHFIFDEDKRSLLTWEVRFRIIEGIARGLLYLHEDSQLKIIHRDLKASNILLDAEMNPKVADFGTARLFDSDETRAETKRIAGTRGYMAPEYLNHGQISAKSDVYSFGVMLLEMISGERNNSFEGEGLAAFAWKRWVEGKPEIIIDPFLIENPRNEIIKLIQIGLLCVQENSTKRPTMSSVIIWLGSETIIIPLPKAPAFTWIRSQSESGAMSLSDDVFTELSCR from the exons atgggaAAATGCTCTGCTTTGATGAtattcctctcttcttctcttctacttGTCCTTCAAACACTCCATGTTGTTAACGCGGTCAAATGTTTCGGAAACTCCTTCAACGGTAACAGCAGCACCTTCGCTCAGAATCGCCAGAAACTGTTCCCTACTCTTGCTGACAAAGTCATCATCAACGACGGATTCTACAACGCTTCACTCGGCCAAGATCCCGACAAAGTTTACGCTCTTGTCAGCTGCGCAAGAGGCTACGACCAAGACGCTTGTTACAATTGTGTCCAATCATTGACTCAGAACACACTAACAGATTGTCGAAGCCGTAGGGATTCGTTCATATGGGGAGGCAATGACGATGTAACTTGTCTTGTACGTTCCTCAAACCAGTCTACTTTTGGGAGCGTCCAGCTTAAACCTCCTGTTGTATGGCCAAGTCCAGATACTATAGAGTCATCTAAAAACATAACCCTTTTCAAACAACAGTGGGAAGAAATGGTTAATCGGACCCTAGAGGCTGCCACGAAAGCTGAAGGTTCCTCGGTGCTTAAGTACTATAAGGCCGAAAAAGCGGGTTTCACCGAGTTTCCAGATGTTTACATGCTGATGCAATGCACACCCGACTTAAGTTCACGAGATTGCAAGCAATGTTTGGGAGATTGCGTGATGTACTTTAGAAAAGACTATATGGGAAGAAAAGGAGGCATGGCTAGTCTTCCAAGCTGTTATTTCAGGTGGGATCTATATTCTTTCCATAATGCTTTTGATAATGTAACAAGAGTTCCTGCGCCTCCTCCTCGACCTCATGCTCAGGAAAAGGAGAGCTGCATAACAGTAAAAAAAG GGAAAAGCATTGGGTATGGCGGAATTATCGCAATAGTTGTGGTGTTTACTTTCATTAATCTTTTGGTGTTTATTGGCTTTATCAAAGTCTATGCACGGAGgggaaaattaaataatg ttggtAGTGCAGAATACTCTGATTCTGATGGTCAATTCATGTTACGGTTTGATCTTGGTATGATCGTAATGGCAACTGATGACTTCTCCTCTGAAAATACGCTTGGCCAAGGTGGATTTGGTACGGTTTATAAG GGGACATTCCCAAACGGGCAAGAGGTAGCGGTCAAGAGACTAACAAAAGGATCAGGACAAGGAGATATGGAGTTTAAGAATGAGGTTTCACTCTTGACAAGACTCCAACATAAGAATCTTGTTAAGCTTCTTGGGTTCTGTAATGAGGGAGATGAAGAGATTCTTGTCTACGAGTTTGTCCCCAACTCAAGTCTTGATCACTTTATCTTTG ATGAAGATAAGCGTTCTCTTCTTACATGGGAGGTGAGGTTCAGAATTATAGAAGGCATTGCTCGAGGTCTTCTCTATCTCCATGAAGATTCTCAGCTGAAGATTATTCACAGAGACTTGAAGGCAAGCAACATACTTTTAGACGCTGAGATGAACCCTAAAGTTGCGGATTTCGGGACTGCGAGGTTGTTCGACTCCGACGAGACTCGAgctgaaacaaaaagaatagcTGGAACCCG TGGATATATGGCTCCTGAGTACTTGAATCATGGACAAATCTCAGCTAAATCTGACGTTTATAGCTTCGGTGTTATGCTTCTAGAGATGATTAGTGGTGAAAGAAACAATAGCTTCGAAGGAGAAGGACTTGCAGCTTTT GCATGGAAAAGATGGGTTGAAGGAAAGCCTGAGATTATAATTGATCCGTTCTTAATAGAGAATCCAAGAAATGAGATCATCAAGTTGATCCAAATTGGTTTGTTGTGTGTTCAAGAGAATTCAACAAAGAGACCAACCATGAGCTCTGTAATAATTTGGCTTGGCAGTGAGACTATCATCATTCCTTTACCTAAAGCTCCTGCTTTCACTTGGATTCGATCCCAATCTGAAAGTGGTGCAATGTCATTGAGCGACGATGTCTTCACGGAGTTGAGTTGTCGTTGA
- the CRK40 gene encoding cysteine-rich RLK (RECEPTOR-like protein kinase) 40 has protein sequence MVNRTLEAATKAEGSSVLKYYKAEKAGFTEFPDVYMLMQCTPDLSSRDCKQCLGDCVMYFRKDYMGRKGGMASLPSCYFRWDLYSFHNAFDNVTRVPAPPPRPHAQEKESCITVKKGKSIGYGGIIAIVVVFTFINLLVFIGFIKVYARRGKLNNVGSAEYSDSDGQFMLRFDLGMIVMATDDFSSENTLGQGGFGTVYKGTFPNGQEVAVKRLTKGSGQGDMEFKNEVSLLTRLQHKNLVKLLGFCNEGDEEILVYEFVPNSSLDHFIFDEDKRSLLTWEVRFRIIEGIARGLLYLHEDSQLKIIHRDLKASNILLDAEMNPKVADFGTARLFDSDETRAETKRIAGTRGYMAPEYLNHGQISAKSDVYSFGVMLLEMISGERNNSFEGEGLAAFVSFFTIFFFFE, from the exons ATGGTTAATCGGACCCTAGAGGCTGCCACGAAAGCTGAAGGTTCCTCGGTGCTTAAGTACTATAAGGCCGAAAAAGCGGGTTTCACCGAGTTTCCAGATGTTTACATGCTGATGCAATGCACACCCGACTTAAGTTCACGAGATTGCAAGCAATGTTTGGGAGATTGCGTGATGTACTTTAGAAAAGACTATATGGGAAGAAAAGGAGGCATGGCTAGTCTTCCAAGCTGTTATTTCAGGTGGGATCTATATTCTTTCCATAATGCTTTTGATAATGTAACAAGAGTTCCTGCGCCTCCTCCTCGACCTCATGCTCAGGAAAAGGAGAGCTGCATAACAGTAAAAAAAG GGAAAAGCATTGGGTATGGCGGAATTATCGCAATAGTTGTGGTGTTTACTTTCATTAATCTTTTGGTGTTTATTGGCTTTATCAAAGTCTATGCACGGAGgggaaaattaaataatg ttggtAGTGCAGAATACTCTGATTCTGATGGTCAATTCATGTTACGGTTTGATCTTGGTATGATCGTAATGGCAACTGATGACTTCTCCTCTGAAAATACGCTTGGCCAAGGTGGATTTGGTACGGTTTATAAG GGGACATTCCCAAACGGGCAAGAGGTAGCGGTCAAGAGACTAACAAAAGGATCAGGACAAGGAGATATGGAGTTTAAGAATGAGGTTTCACTCTTGACAAGACTCCAACATAAGAATCTTGTTAAGCTTCTTGGGTTCTGTAATGAGGGAGATGAAGAGATTCTTGTCTACGAGTTTGTCCCCAACTCAAGTCTTGATCACTTTATCTTTG ATGAAGATAAGCGTTCTCTTCTTACATGGGAGGTGAGGTTCAGAATTATAGAAGGCATTGCTCGAGGTCTTCTCTATCTCCATGAAGATTCTCAGCTGAAGATTATTCACAGAGACTTGAAGGCAAGCAACATACTTTTAGACGCTGAGATGAACCCTAAAGTTGCGGATTTCGGGACTGCGAGGTTGTTCGACTCCGACGAGACTCGAgctgaaacaaaaagaatagcTGGAACCCG TGGATATATGGCTCCTGAGTACTTGAATCATGGACAAATCTCAGCTAAATCTGACGTTTATAGCTTCGGTGTTATGCTTCTAGAGATGATTAGTGGTGAAAGAAACAATAGCTTCGAAGGAGAAGGACTTGCAGCTTTTGTAAGCttcttcacaattttttttttttttgaatag
- a CDS encoding Homeodomain-like superfamily protein (Homeodomain-like superfamily protein; CONTAINS InterPro DOMAIN/s: Homeodomain-like (InterPro:IPR009057), Myb, DNA-binding (InterPro:IPR014778), Myb-like DNA-binding domain, SHAQKYF class (InterPro:IPR006447), HTH transcriptional regulator, Myb-type, DNA-binding (InterPro:IPR017930), Homeodomain-related (InterPro:IPR012287); BEST Arabidopsis thaliana protein match is: Homeodomain-like superfamily protein (TAIR:AT2G42660.1); Has 1575 Blast hits to 1573 proteins in 54 species: Archae - 0; Bacteria - 0; Metazoa - 0; Fungi - 0; Plants - 1562; Viruses - 0; Other Eukaryotes - 13 (source: NCBI BLink).), whose product MQDPMVRSYIRSDNPRMHWTDDLDIRFIQVIEKLGGEESATPKRILSLMGVRDLTISHVKSHLQMYRNKKKEESSKEIKMMREMTQRQSQQYLQIYERATQFIQNQQRLQLDNTEKITPVLGSSNKSLDQSSKVGLNENRGNDVVVVGGATGEEELSLELTLGRKY is encoded by the exons atgcaagaTCCGATGGTTAGATCTTACATTAGGTCAGACAATCCGCGAATGCACTGGACCGACGATCTTGATATCCGTTTTATTCAAGTTATTGAAAAACTCGGTGGCGAAGAGA GTGCAACTCCTAAGAGAATTTTGAGTCTTATGGGTGTGAGAGACCTCACAATATCACATGTCAAAAGTCATCTCCAG ATGTAtaggaacaaaaagaaagaagaatctagTAAAG aaataaaaatgatgcGGGAGATGACACAGAGGCAATCTCAGCAATATCTTCAAATCTATGAACGTGCTACCCAATTTATCCAAAATCAACAAAG GCTACAACTGGATAATACTGAGAAGATAACCCCAGTTTTGGGATCAAGTAACAAGTCTCTAGATCAATCTTCaaag GTTGGACTAAATGAAAACAGAGGcaatgatgttgttgttgttggtggtgCAACTGGTGAAGAAGAATTGTCCCTTGAACTCACTCTTGGTCGCAAGTACTAA
- a CDS encoding uncharacterized protein (unknown protein; Has 30201 Blast hits to 17322 proteins in 780 species: Archae - 12; Bacteria - 1396; Metazoa - 17338; Fungi - 3422; Plants - 5037; Viruses - 0; Other Eukaryotes - 2996 (source: NCBI BLink).) has protein sequence MRELVISLFPHSFSLHCPKKGYAISGTNNLKNHEGIHEKEGGWRSLSGKTLL, from the coding sequence ATGAGAGAACTAGTAATATCACTTTTCCCTCATTCCTTTTCTTTGCATTGTCCTAAAAAAGGTTATGCGATTTCAGGAACAAACAACTTGAAGAATCACGAAGGTATACATGAGAAGGAAGGTGGTTGGAGGAGCTTAAGTGGTAAGACGTTATTGTGA
- a CDS encoding Myb-like DNA-binding domain protein, whose amino-acid sequence MKNPIVRSYVRSKVPRLRWNSDLHNSFVQAVEQLGGENRATPKMVLQLMDVRGLTISHVKSHLQMYRGMKLEESMQEEILAKRSVRVTGQVTWWQFQHYLHNYQRLQGNANFFQNQQRQEAGIYEKIITFGQSSNETKEVPSDYFTCKSLYETSRAPQNKTRDDDENGEAVVAIEDDGNVVDEHDDEDANDDEVTLSLNSIKVSKSEEELSLELTLGLKA is encoded by the exons ATGAAGAACCCAATCGTTAGATCTTATGTTAGATCAAAAGTGCCGCGGTTGCGGTGGAACTCTGATCTTCATAACTCTTTTGTTCAAGCTGTTGAACAACTAGGTGGAGAAAATA GAGCAACTCCTAAAATGGTTTTACAGTTAATGGATGTGAGAGGACTCACAATATCACATGTGAAGAGTCATCTCCAG ATGTATAGGGGCATGAAGCTTGAAGAATCCATGCAAG AAGAGATATTAGCAAAGAGAAGTGTTAGAGTGACAGGACAAGTAACTTGGTGGCAATTTCAACATTACCTTCATAACTACCAACGTCTTCAGGGCAATGCCAACTTTTTCCAAAATCAACAAAG GCAAGAAGCGggaatatatgaaaaaattataacatttGGACAATCAAGTAATGAAACTAAGGAAGTACCAAGTGACTACTTTACCTGCAAGTCTCTCTATGAAACATCCAGA GCTCCACAAAATAAAAcgagagatgatgatgaaaatggTGAAGCTGTTGTTGCTATTGAAGATGATGgtaatgttgttgatgaacatgatgatgaggatgctAATGATGATGAGGTTACTTTGTCACTAAACTcaataaaagtttcaaaaagtgaagaagaattgTCCCTTGAGCTCACTCTTGGTCTCAAAGCATaa